In Arachis hypogaea cultivar Tifrunner chromosome 2, arahy.Tifrunner.gnm2.J5K5, whole genome shotgun sequence, a genomic segment contains:
- the LOC112743198 gene encoding protein unc-13 homolog → MGQQTHQDSYPGSLPSALSVNEIHYHHHHHHHHHHSHIGIGQISQLGQDLEASNLDQNLDPNQFELPEKEDNGLPSPFMKLEGLSQDDIRESAYEIFFTACRSSPGFGGRHVLSIYASLQENEAKASHVVMSPTSKVKRALGLKMIKKSPSRRMVSGGVAGIAASSSPKNGSNSPMVNHNMLRPRRPMTSAEIMRQQMRVTEHNDYRLRKTLTRTLVGQAGKRADTIILPLELLRHVKPSEFSDSTEYHMWQRRQLKILELGLLQHPSVYVEKTNIFAMRLRDIIRNSESKPIDIGKNSDTLRTLSNSVVSLAWRGPNGAPADVCHWVDGFPLNVHLYNSLLQAIFDIRDETLVLDEVDELLELMKKTWPILGINKAIHNVCFTWVLFQQFVVTGEVESDLLCASHAMLGEVNTDAKKEKDSLYIKLLTSVMSAMQSWSERRLLNYHNHFERGMLSQIENLLPMVLSVSKVLGEDQIISYGERGEKADKTIVDMSGDRIESCIRSSVRSAFQKILEEVNTKTIETEIKADLSDILLRLAQETEALALKERETYTPTLKKWLPTAGAIAALTLHDCYGQLLKQYLNEVNALNSETVRVLLRAGKLEKTLVQMMVEGSLEGEEKAKAIVKEMMLYEVDTIIWNLLRKWIHESLHKGKEALQNAKETETWNPKSKAEPIAQSAVELVKLAKTIMEQFFEIPIGITEDIVQELANGLENLFQDYIMFVSACGTKQSYVPVIPSLTRCNRNSKLSMFLKKGCQCGGGGSSEADHISNVTKEGHNPRPSTSRGTQRLYIRLNTLFYLLTHINSLEKTLSQNPVVLPSTRHPYGNRRRSYNNGSYFEKVLSSLPTACQYVAEVAAYRLIFLDSDSVFYESLYVGDAANARIRPALRTMKQNITLMTTLLTDKAQSLALKEVMKASFEAFLMVLLAGGNSRAFTKSDYHIVSEDFESLNRVFCLCGEGLIAESVMDTEAAIVEGIIALMGQSTEQLIDDFNIASCETSVVGVNDHGYKSQVPPTTTRWHKSDPNTILRVLCHRNDRTANLFLKRTFQLPKRRS, encoded by the exons ATGGGTCAGCAAACCCACCAAGACTCCTACCCGGGTTCTCTTCCTTCCGCCTTGTCTGTTAATGAAATTCattaccatcaccatcaccaccatcaccatcaccactcCCATATTGGAATTGGCCAAATTTCCCAACTTGGGCAAGATTTGGAGGCTTCCAATCTTGACCAAAATCTTGACCCAAACCAATTtgagcttcctgaaaaggaagaCAATGGCCTACCGTCGCCTTTTATGAAGCTTGAGGGCTTGAGCCAAGATGACATAAGAGAATCTGCCTATGAAATTTTTTTCACGGCATGCCGGTCATCCCCGGGATTTGGTGGTCGGCACGTGCTCTCAATTTATGCCAGCCTCCAAGAGAATGAGGCAAAGGCGAGCCATGTGGTGATGTCTCCAACGAGTAAGGTGAAGCGGGCGCTAGGATTGAAAATGATAAAGAAGTCACCGTCTAGGAGAATGGTGTCTGGTGGCGTTGCTGGAATCGCAGCGTCATCGTCCCCCAAAAACGGATCTAATAGTCCTATGGTGAACCACAATATGCTTCGGCCGCGGCGGCCAATGACATCAGCAGAGATTATGAGACAACAAATGAGAGTGACTGAGCACAATGACTATCGATTGAGGAAAACTTTGACAAGAACCCTCGTTGGCCAA gCGGGAAAAAGAGCAGACACTATAATTCTCCCTTTAGAACTTTTGCGCCATGTAAAGCCATCAGAGTTCAGTGATTCCACTGAGTACCACATgtggcaaagaaggcaactcaaGATCCTAGAATTAGGTCTACTCCAACACCCTTCTGTTTATGTAGAAAAGACCAACATATTTGCAATGCGTCTTAGGGATATCATACGCAATAGCGAGTCCAAACCAATAGACATTGGAAAGAATTCAGACACATTAAGAACACTTTCAAATTCAGTTGTATCATTGGCATGGAGAGGCCCCAATGGTGCACCTGCTGATGTTTGCCATTGGGTCGATGGCTTCCCTCTCAACGTTCACCTCTACAATTCTCTTCTTCAAGCCATATTCGATATAAGGGATGAGACTTTGGTTCTCGATGAGGTTGATGAGTTActtgaactaatgaagaaaacATGGCCCATTCTAGGGATAAATAAGGCAATTCACAATGTATGTTTCACTTGGGTACTGTTTCAGCAGTTTGTAGTAACAGGGGAGGTAGAATCTGATCTTCTTTGTGCTTCACATGCTATGTTGGGTGAAGTGAACACTGATGCCAAGAAGGAGAAGGACTCTTTGTATATCAAGTTATTGACATCAGTGATGAGTGCAATGCAGAGTTGGTCGGAGAGGAGGCTACTTAACTACCATAACCATTTCGAGCGAGGGATGCTTAGCCAGATAGAGAACCTCCTTCCTATGGTTTTGTCAGTTTCAAAGGTTTTGGGTGAAGATCAGATCATATCTTATGGAGAAAGAGGGGAGAAGGCTGACAAAACCATAGTGGATATGTCTGGTGATCGGATTGAGTCTTGTATTCGATCTTCCGTGAGAAGCGCATTTCAAAAG ATTCTTGAAGAAGTAAATACCAAGACTATTGAGACCGAAATAAAGGCTGATTTAAGTGATATTCTACTTCGTTTGGCTCAAGAGACAGAAGCATTAGCATTGAAGGAAAGGGAAACTTATACTCCAACGCTAAAGAAATGGCTCCCAACGGCTGGTGCAATAGCGGCATTGACGTTGCACGACTGCTACGGGCAATTGTTGAAGCAATATCTAAATGAGGTGAATGCATTAAATTCTGAGACTGTCAGGGTGTTGCTGAGGGCTGGTAAGTTAGAAAAGACTTTGGTCCAAATGATGGTTGAAGGTTCCCTTGAGGGAGAAGAAAAGGCAAAAGCAATAGTAAAAGAGATGATGCTTTATGAAGTTGATACAATCATATGGAACCTATTGAGAAAATGGATACATGAATCGTTGCACAAGGGCAAAGAGGCTTTGCAAAATGCAAAGGAAACAGAG ACATGGAATCCAAAGTCCAAAGCAGAGCCGATTGCACAATCTGCTGTAGAGCTAGTGAAATTGGCCAAGACTATTATGGAGCAATTTTTCGAGATACCAATTGGAATTACTGAAGATATAGTTCAAGAACTTGCCAATGGACTAGAAAATCTCTTCCAAGACTATATCATGTTTGTTTCAGCATGTG GTACAAAACAAAGCTATGTTCCCGTGATTCCCTCACTGACAAGATGCAACCGAAATTCAAAGTTGAGTATGTTCTTGAAGAAAGGATGTCAATGCGGTGGTGGTGGTTCATCGGAGGCAGATCACATAAGTAATGTAACAAAAGAAGGTCATAATCCTAGGCCATCCACTAGTCGTGGCACACAACGCCTCTACATTCGTCTCAACACCTTATTCTATCTCCTGACCCATATCAACTCCCTTGAGAAAACACTCTCTCAAAACCCTGTTGTACTTCCTTCAACTCGCCATCCTTATGGAAACCGTCGCAGGAGTTACAACAATGGTTCTTATTTCGAGAAAGTACTTTCCTCCCTTCCAACAGCATGCCAATATGTGGCAGAAGTGGCTGCCTACCGTCTCATATTCCTTGACTCCGACTCAGTTTTCTATGAGAGCCTCTATGTTGGCGATGCAGCCAATGCTAGGATTAGGCCTGCATTGAGAACCATGAAGCAAAACATCACACTGATGACCACGCTTCTAACAGATAAAGCTCAATCATTAGCATTGAAAGAAGTCATGAAGGCATCCTTCGAAGCATTCCTAATGGTCTTGCTTGCTGGTGGGAACTCAAGGGCATTTACTAAATCAGATTACCACATTGTGAGCGAGGATTTTGAGAGCTTGAATCGTGTTTTCTGCTTGTGTGGAGAAGGACTAATAGCAGAAAGTGTGATGGACACAGAGGCTGCAATAGTTGAAGGTATTATAGCATTGATGGGCCAAAGTACTGAGCAATTAATTGATGATTTCAATATTGCATCATGTGAAACAAGTGTGGTAGGTGTTAATGACCATGGCTATAAGTCACAAGTGCCGCCTACTACAACAAGGTGGCATAAATCAGACCCAAACACAATATTGAGGGTCTTGTGCCATAGAAATGATAGAACTGCAAACCTTTTCTTGAAGAGGACATTTCAATTACCAAAGAGGAGGTCATAG